A stretch of the Candidatus Aquicultor sp. genome encodes the following:
- the secY gene encoding preprotein translocase subunit SecY, with protein MIEALANAFKVPDLKRRILFTLAMIGIYRLGAHVPVPGVKVDALKSLFESSPLLGFVDLFAGGALSNFAVFALGIMPYITASIILSLLTIVIPTLQAWSKEGDVGQRKITQWTRYLTLMLALVQSVSLTVLFQNQLRALGAAGSFTLATNALIVLTLVAGTAFIMWLGELITQRGIGNGMSILIFASIISRLPEAIYQTGVTGGAVTVVGLLVVLFAIIVSIIFVEKAQRRIPVQYAKRVVGRKVYGGSSTYIPLKVNSAGVIPIIFASSVLIFPATILQMFKGGFSTTVTRLLDPSGAIYLSLYALLVIFFTYFYTAIIFNPIDISDNMKKYGGFIPGVRPGKPTAGYLDRVLTRITLPGAFFLALIAIIPQILGKFLNIPFFQGGNFGGTSLLIIVGVALETMRQIESQLLMRHYEGFLK; from the coding sequence ATGATTGAAGCATTAGCAAACGCATTTAAAGTACCCGATTTGAAGCGCCGGATACTTTTTACGCTCGCCATGATTGGTATTTACCGGTTAGGTGCCCATGTTCCGGTCCCCGGCGTTAAGGTAGATGCCCTGAAGAGTTTGTTTGAATCGTCACCGCTTCTTGGTTTTGTCGACCTATTTGCCGGAGGCGCACTCTCAAACTTCGCGGTCTTCGCGCTAGGAATCATGCCGTACATTACGGCATCGATTATTCTATCGCTTTTGACGATTGTTATCCCGACGCTTCAAGCATGGTCGAAAGAAGGGGACGTTGGGCAGCGCAAGATTACGCAGTGGACCAGGTATCTCACACTTATGCTGGCACTCGTACAATCCGTCAGCTTAACGGTACTGTTCCAGAATCAGCTTAGGGCGCTCGGCGCAGCCGGTTCATTTACGCTGGCAACCAATGCCCTTATCGTGCTAACGCTCGTAGCTGGTACCGCGTTTATCATGTGGTTGGGTGAGCTCATTACCCAGCGCGGCATAGGTAATGGTATGTCGATCTTGATTTTTGCAAGTATTATCTCGCGACTGCCGGAGGCAATTTACCAGACTGGTGTAACCGGTGGAGCGGTTACAGTCGTCGGCCTGCTTGTTGTGCTGTTTGCAATCATAGTCTCGATTATTTTTGTTGAGAAAGCACAGCGAAGAATCCCGGTTCAATACGCGAAGCGTGTTGTCGGGCGTAAAGTGTATGGTGGTTCGAGCACCTATATCCCGCTTAAGGTAAACTCAGCGGGTGTTATCCCGATCATCTTTGCCTCGTCGGTATTGATTTTCCCGGCGACAATCTTACAGATGTTTAAGGGCGGGTTTTCGACCACGGTTACTAGGTTACTCGATCCGAGCGGTGCAATATACTTGTCACTGTACGCACTGCTGGTAATATTCTTTACCTACTTTTATACGGCAATTATCTTCAATCCGATCGACATATCGGACAACATGAAGAAGTACGGCGGGTTTATCCCTGGTGTGCGACCGGGTAAACCAACTGCAGGCTACCTTGACAGGGTGCTTACCAGGATTACGCTGCCGGGTGCGTTCTTCCTTGCGCTCATAGCGATAATTCCGCAAATACTAGGTAAATTTTTGAATATTCCGTTCTTCCAGGGCGGTAACTTTGGTGGAACATCATTGCTCATTATCGTCGGCGTGGCGCTAGAGACGATGAGGCAAATCGAATCTCAGCTTCTTATGAGGCACTATGAGGGCTTCCTGAAATAG
- the rplO gene encoding 50S ribosomal protein L15, producing MRLHELSPAPGAVKKKKRVGRGPGSGHGKTATRGTKGQKSRSGGGKGPGFEGGQTPIYRRLPKLPGFKNPFKKVFELVNVDQLNSFDAGSVVDAQALQQAGIIKKATMPIKVLGRGEVEKSLTVQADQFSGSAVRKIEAAGGKVESRK from the coding sequence ATGCGGTTACATGAACTGTCACCCGCTCCGGGTGCTGTTAAGAAGAAAAAGAGAGTTGGCCGTGGACCCGGATCCGGGCATGGCAAAACAGCCACCCGTGGTACGAAGGGCCAGAAATCCCGTTCAGGCGGTGGAAAGGGCCCAGGGTTTGAGGGAGGCCAGACTCCTATTTACAGGCGTCTGCCAAAACTACCGGGATTCAAGAACCCGTTTAAGAAAGTATTTGAGCTGGTCAATGTCGATCAGTTGAACAGCTTTGATGCGGGCAGCGTTGTTGATGCTCAGGCATTGCAGCAAGCCGGCATCATTAAGAAAGCCACCATGCCTATTAAGGTACTGGGCCGCGGTGAGGTTGAGAAATCACTTACCGTACAAGCAGATCAGTTTAGCGGATCTGCGGTCAGGAAAATCGAGGCCGCTGGCGGAAAGGTAGAGAGTCGTAAATGA
- the rpmD gene encoding 50S ribosomal protein L30, with translation MAKLKIKQVRSGIGRKEDQKRTLRALGLKRIRHVVEQEDRPEIRGMIAKVSHLVEVEEVG, from the coding sequence TTGGCTAAGCTTAAGATTAAGCAGGTCAGGAGCGGTATCGGTCGCAAAGAAGATCAAAAGCGAACGCTGCGCGCACTAGGCCTTAAAAGGATACGCCATGTTGTCGAGCAGGAAGACCGGCCTGAGATCCGCGGTATGATCGCAAAGGTATCTCACTTGGTTGAGGTAGAAGAGGTCGGCTAA
- the rpsE gene encoding 30S ribosomal protein S5, producing MSKRINPDELELEEKLVNINRVAKVVKGGRRFSLSALVVVGDRNGHVGIGFGKGGEVPIAIQKGIQDAKKNLFYVPLAGSTITHEVVGQYGAGRVLLKPASEGTGVIAGGPVRAILELAGVRDILTKSLGSQNPINMLRATVQGLQSLKTPEEVAKLRGMTTEELASKR from the coding sequence GTGAGCAAAAGAATTAATCCGGACGAGCTAGAGCTCGAAGAAAAATTAGTTAATATTAACAGGGTCGCGAAAGTCGTTAAAGGCGGACGCAGGTTTAGTTTGAGCGCGCTTGTAGTTGTCGGCGATCGCAATGGCCATGTTGGCATCGGCTTTGGCAAAGGCGGCGAGGTCCCGATCGCAATCCAGAAGGGCATACAGGATGCGAAAAAGAACCTGTTCTATGTCCCGCTTGCGGGATCGACCATCACGCACGAGGTTGTCGGCCAGTATGGCGCTGGCCGCGTTCTCTTAAAGCCGGCATCAGAAGGTACCGGTGTTATCGCTGGCGGTCCTGTTCGAGCAATTCTGGAGCTCGCCGGTGTGAGGGACATCCTGACGAAGTCCCTGGGTAGCCAAAACCCGATCAATATGTTGCGGGCCACCGTTCAAGGGCTTCAGTCGCTCAAGACACCGGAAGAAGTTGCCAAACTTCGCGGTATGACGACCGAAGAGCTCGCAAGCAAGAGGTAA
- the rplR gene encoding 50S ribosomal protein L18 — MGKTAQERIARLRRHRRVRKKLSGTAERPRMSVFRSTNHIYVQVIDDTKGTTLISASSLDADIKSKVSTGGNVEAAKMVGALVAKKAQDKGIIEVVFDRGGFLYHGRVKALADAARETGLKF, encoded by the coding sequence ATGGGAAAGACAGCTCAGGAAAGGATAGCAAGGCTTAGAAGGCACCGCAGAGTGCGTAAGAAATTATCTGGCACAGCTGAGAGGCCTCGCATGTCTGTTTTTCGAAGCACTAATCACATATACGTGCAAGTTATCGATGACACAAAGGGCACGACCCTGATTAGCGCATCGAGCTTGGATGCGGATATTAAGTCCAAGGTTAGTACTGGTGGTAATGTAGAAGCCGCCAAAATGGTTGGTGCACTTGTCGCCAAGAAGGCACAGGATAAGGGCATCATAGAGGTTGTATTTGATAGAGGCGGGTTTTTGTATCACGGGCGCGTGAAGGCATTGGCCGATGCAGCGCGTGAGACGGGCCTGAAATTTTAA
- the rplF gene encoding 50S ribosomal protein L6 yields the protein MSRIGKLPINVPAGVEVIIQPAEVVVKGPKGQLSEKIPQGIKISQEDNQVLVQRLSESKLHRSLHGLVRTLVNNMVVGVSDGYAKTLEIVGVGYRATKKGNDIELAMGFSHPVPVVAEPGIEFEVPAPNRIVVRGANKQRVGQVAANIRSVRPPEPYKGKGIKYEGEHIRRKVGKTAK from the coding sequence GTGTCAAGAATTGGTAAGCTACCGATTAATGTTCCCGCGGGCGTAGAAGTGATAATCCAGCCGGCTGAGGTCGTAGTAAAAGGGCCTAAAGGCCAGCTGTCGGAGAAGATCCCGCAGGGTATTAAAATTTCACAAGAAGATAATCAGGTGCTGGTACAGCGCCTATCAGAGAGTAAGCTTCACAGATCGCTTCATGGTCTCGTGCGCACGCTCGTCAACAATATGGTTGTCGGTGTGAGCGATGGTTATGCAAAAACCCTAGAGATCGTAGGTGTCGGTTACAGGGCAACGAAAAAAGGCAATGACATTGAGCTTGCCATGGGTTTCTCGCATCCGGTCCCTGTTGTCGCAGAGCCGGGTATCGAGTTCGAGGTACCGGCCCCGAATAGAATCGTTGTACGGGGTGCGAACAAGCAGAGAGTCGGCCAAGTTGCGGCTAACATCCGCAGCGTCCGCCCACCGGAACCCTATAAGGGCAAAGGCATCAAGTACGAGGGCGAGCACATCAGAAGAAAAGTTGGAAAGACTGCGAAATAG
- the rpsH gene encoding 30S ribosomal protein S8 yields MTMTDPIADMLTRIRNANRAYHGAVDIPDSRMKEQIAKILKEEGYIQDFEVVQENGGFKMIRVKMSYGPDRERVITGIKRISKPGLRIYAKKDEIPRVLGGLGIAVMSTSKGIMTGNAAKRAGLGGEVLCYVW; encoded by the coding sequence ATGACAATGACGGACCCTATTGCAGATATGCTTACGCGTATACGCAATGCAAACAGGGCCTATCATGGGGCAGTTGATATCCCTGATTCGAGAATGAAAGAACAGATTGCCAAGATCCTCAAAGAAGAGGGATACATACAGGATTTCGAGGTCGTTCAAGAAAACGGCGGTTTCAAAATGATTAGGGTTAAGATGAGTTATGGTCCTGATCGTGAGCGTGTAATTACCGGTATTAAGAGAATCAGCAAACCTGGTTTGAGAATTTATGCTAAGAAAGACGAGATCCCGCGGGTGCTCGGCGGCCTTGGTATAGCGGTTATGTCGACTTCGAAAGGCATCATGACTGGCAACGCAGCAAAGAGAGCCGGCTTAGGCGGCGAAGTACTTTGCTATGTTTGGTAA
- a CDS encoding type Z 30S ribosomal protein S14: MAKKSMIAKQQRRSKYATRAYHRCSRCGRPRGYFRKFGLCRICLRELAHRGEIPGVTKASW; encoded by the coding sequence TTGGCTAAGAAATCGATGATCGCAAAACAGCAGCGCAGAAGCAAATACGCAACACGTGCGTACCATCGCTGCTCACGATGCGGTAGGCCGCGCGGGTATTTCCGCAAATTCGGCCTGTGCCGTATTTGCTTGAGAGAACTCGCGCACCGTGGTGAAATACCGGGTGTTACAAAGGCTAGTTGGTAA
- the rplE gene encoding 50S ribosomal protein L5, whose amino-acid sequence MPRFKATYNKEILPALKTELNYKNVMQVPRVEKIVLNMGVGEAAQNSKALDGAIADMTIIAGQKPIIRRAKKSIAGFKLRENMPVGVKVTLRGNRMYEFLDRLLSTALPRIRDFRGISPKSFDGRGNYSFGITDQLVFPEIDYDKIDKIRGMDITIVTTAKTDEEGRALLKKFGFPFKER is encoded by the coding sequence ATGCCGAGGTTTAAAGCAACCTATAATAAGGAGATTCTGCCTGCATTAAAGACAGAGCTAAATTACAAGAATGTGATGCAGGTACCAAGAGTTGAAAAGATCGTTTTGAACATGGGTGTCGGCGAAGCGGCGCAGAACTCAAAAGCACTCGACGGTGCGATTGCGGACATGACTATCATCGCCGGGCAAAAACCCATTATCCGCCGGGCAAAAAAATCTATCGCAGGTTTCAAGCTCCGCGAGAACATGCCGGTCGGCGTTAAGGTTACGCTCCGGGGAAACAGGATGTACGAGTTCTTAGACCGCCTGCTTTCGACGGCGCTCCCAAGAATTAGGGATTTTCGAGGGATTTCGCCAAAGTCGTTTGATGGGCGCGGAAACTATTCGTTCGGTATAACCGATCAGCTCGTCTTTCCTGAAATAGACTATGATAAGATCGATAAGATCCGCGGTATGGATATTACGATCGTAACTACAGCGAAAACAGACGAGGAAGGCCGTGCGCTTTTAAAGAAGTTCGGCTTCCCGTTCAAAGAAAGATAG
- the rplX gene encoding 50S ribosomal protein L24 gives MANKSTRKVPKLSIRKGDRVQVIAGKEKGKKGKVLFALPKEERVVVEHLAMVKRHMRPTQKVPQGGIQEREAAIHVSNVMLVCPSCGQPTRVGHRIAENGIKVRICRSCEGDIDKA, from the coding sequence ATGGCCAATAAAAGCACGCGAAAAGTGCCAAAACTATCAATCAGAAAAGGCGATAGGGTACAGGTCATAGCTGGCAAAGAAAAAGGCAAGAAAGGCAAAGTGCTCTTTGCGCTGCCGAAAGAAGAGCGGGTTGTCGTTGAGCACCTCGCGATGGTAAAGCGCCATATGCGCCCAACCCAGAAGGTACCGCAGGGCGGTATCCAGGAGAGAGAAGCAGCGATTCATGTATCAAACGTGATGCTGGTTTGCCCGAGCTGTGGTCAGCCGACACGAGTCGGTCATCGCATAGCAGAAAACGGCATAAAGGTAAGAATATGCCGTAGCTGCGAAGGCGATATTGATAAAGCGTAA
- the rplN gene encoding 50S ribosomal protein L14, whose translation MIQQQSRLKIADNTGAREILCIRVLGGSMRRYGSVGDTIVGAVKEAIPGGTVKKGDVVKAVVVRTKQPIGRKDGSYVRFDDNAAVIIKDDGSPRGTRIFGPVARELRDRNYMKIVSLAPEVL comes from the coding sequence ATGATCCAACAGCAATCAAGACTAAAAATTGCTGATAATACCGGGGCACGAGAGATCCTGTGCATCAGGGTTCTCGGCGGCTCGATGCGGCGCTACGGGTCTGTTGGCGATACGATTGTCGGCGCTGTCAAAGAAGCGATTCCCGGCGGCACAGTAAAAAAAGGCGATGTCGTAAAGGCCGTAGTTGTTCGCACAAAGCAACCGATAGGCCGTAAAGATGGGTCTTATGTACGTTTTGACGACAATGCGGCCGTTATCATCAAGGACGATGGAAGCCCACGCGGAACGCGTATTTTTGGGCCGGTTGCTAGGGAGCTCAGGGATCGTAACTATATGAAGATCGTTTCATTGGCTCCAGAAGTACTGTAG
- the rpsQ gene encoding 30S ribosomal protein S17: MEEKRGSRKTRVGKVVSDAMDKTVTVAVETTVRHRLYKKTIKRTTKFKAHDETNDAKLGDTVQITETRPLSKTKRWRVSEVLERAK, encoded by the coding sequence GGAAGCCGGAAGACAAGAGTCGGTAAGGTTGTAAGCGATGCAATGGACAAAACCGTTACAGTAGCAGTCGAGACAACCGTAAGACACCGGCTCTACAAGAAGACGATAAAGCGAACCACCAAGTTCAAAGCGCACGATGAGACCAATGACGCAAAGCTTGGCGATACCGTACAGATTACCGAGACGCGTCCCTTGAGTAAGACCAAGCGGTGGCGCGTATCAGAGGTTCTTGAGCGGGCTAAATAG